The genome window TTCGCCGGATAGTTTGCTCAATGCAATCCGGTGTTTTGACCAGCGCCAGGGCCGTGCAGAGTTTTTGGCCCCATTCGCGACTCTGCTCAAAATCGGCCTGCATGGCATCCGACAAGCGTCGGAGTTGCAGCGACCGGTTTCCCTCGCGGCTGTGCGCTGCCACGGCCAGCGGATTTCCTGCGGTCGTTTTGGTCTGTTTTCGGCTAGGCACAGTCTGGCATTTGTGCAACGAATAACTCAACTGACCTTCCTGCCAACAAGCTCCACCCCGCAGATCATTCAGGTAATTAAACAGCCAGAAATCAATGCCTTCCCGGTTAATAGGCTTCCCGTCTTTTGCTTCGTATTTATTCTTGGTCGAAAGGATATACAGCCGGTCGGTTGGGCGCGTGAAGGCTACATACAGCATGTTCATGCACTCGACAAAGGTGCGGTATAACTCGTCGTGGTACTGCAACGACAGGGGCGTATCGACCAGGTCTTTTTTCAGCGTCACTGAAGCCGCCATAAGCCGCCGCATGGGTATGTCTTCCGTTGGGGGGCACACCAGCGCATCCAGTTCGTCCATATCCGACAAATCCATCCACATCGTATCGTTGTTTCGTGGCTTGCTCGACCAGTCGGCAAAGGGAACAATGACCACCGGGTATTCCAGCCCCTTCGACTTATGAATGGTCGTGATCGTTACGGCATCGCTGTCCGCGGGCGCTGTTACCGAAATTTTGTCCTGCGCCGTTTCCCAATACACCAGAAAATCGGCCAGGTGGCTGCTAAAGCGGGCGCTAAATGTCAGGACTTCATCCAGAAAGCGGAACAGATAGGCACAGTCGCGTTCGTTGTCGAATAAGTTGTAGTACAAAGCCAGCTTTTCGGCCAGTTCATACACACTCAACTGGGTCAACGATAACGGTTCCAGTGTTTCTTTCGTAATGGGCGATGAAATGTAGCTGAATAGCTGGTACATATCATCCGACTTTGCCCGCTCATCAATGTGATTGGTTAACTGTTCAACCGAAACATCAGGTTTTACTAGACGGTGATAGAGAAACAACAATTCGTATCGAACCAGCTTATTATCAGGCTGATGAAGCAATTGCATCACACAGGTCAGAAACCGCACGCGTTCCGACGACATCAGCGTCAACGAATCTTCCGAGGTGAGGGGAATCTTATTTTTTTCCAGAAAATCGGCCAGTAAACGCGCGTTTTTCTTAAATCGGCAAAGAATAGCGATGTCGCTGTAACGGTAACCTTCGGCTTTTGCCTTTTCGATCAACTCCAGCGTACGGACAGCCATTTGCTCCCCCAGGTCAACCGCATCATCTTCACCTTTTTCGGGCTTTTCAAAAAAATCCAGTTGCACGTGTCCCCGAATCCCGACTTTACTGGCTGCCTGCTTGAATTCAGCGTCAAATACCTCCGTTACCTGCTCATACTCAGTGCCCTGATATTGCTCCGCCAGAAAGCCAAAAAAGTCGTTATTAAACTGGACAATGGATTCGGCACTTCGCCAATTGGTGGCCAGCCGATCCGGATTCAGATAAGGGCTCAAGCTAAAAAGCCGCTCCTGCGTCATTTGGCTGTCGGCGTTGGCAAGCAAGAGGTTGTCTAATTTCTTGCGATGGAGCGCCACAATCTGGTCCATATCGCCGCCCCGGAAGCGGTAAATCGCCTGCTTCGCATCACCTACCGCCAGATTGAACCGCTCGTATCCCAGGTTATTTTCGATCAGGGGCAGAAGATTCACAAACTGAAGGCGGGACGTATCCTGAAACTCATCAATCAGAATGTGGTGGTATTTTTCGCCCAACCGCTCATACACAAACGGCACCGGCTCGTTAGCGACCACCTTTAATATCAGCCGGTTAAACTCCGAAATGTGCACCCGATTTTGCTCGCGCAGCAGCTCATCGCACTCCTGTTTGATTTGCTTGAGTAACGAAATTTTCTGAAGATGCTGCTCAAGCAGGTTAAACAGAATGTAATCATTCCGCAACTTTTCTATTTGCTCGTGACTGGCAATCAGATCGGCTTTTATGCCTTCCAGTTTTGCCCGGGTAATCGGGGTCGCTGCTTTGCCAAACCAAGTGTCGCCTTCCAACGCCTGCAAGGCGTAGCTCCCAGCGCCTTCGTCGTATTTGTGCTCTTTTGCTTTTTTCTCGAAATACCCGCCAACGCCGCGCCCACCCTGCAAGAAATCAGTTGTCTTTAAACCCGCCTGGTCGATAATGCCCAATGCGGTCTGGGCAATGGCGCAGATGGCCGGTTCAGTCACCTTGCGTTTCTCGATCAACTGAGCGCGAATTTGCCGAAAGTCTTTCGGATCTAAATCCGCCAGTCGCCGCACAAAATCATAGTTTCGGTCGCCGAGCTGGTTTCTCGAAAATTCCACCAACGTTCCAGCGAGGCCGTTCCAGCTTTTTCCATCAGCGGCCTTTTCCAGGTAGAATTCCTCGATGGCTTCCGACAGGTATTTATGATCTTCCTGGCCTACTTTTTCCAGCAATCGCTCAATGGCTGTTTGCAAAACCGATTCGGTTTCCATCTCGACCTCAAACGTGTAAGGCAATTCCAGATCATCGGTGAAAGCCGATACTACCCGTTGCACGAAGCTGTCGATGGTTAATACGGAGAAAGAAGAGTAATCGTGCAGGATAGCGTGGAAAACTTCTTTAGCGCGTTTCTGGATGGTAGCAGGCTCGATAGTCGCCAATTCAGCTTCTGCCGCGATCGTTTTCAGCATCGAATCCGGGTGGCTGTTCGCGATTCGTTCCAGTTCTTTCAAGATTCGCTCCTTCATTTCGTTGGCCGCCGCATTGGTAAATGTTACCGCCAGGATATGCTTGAACTGAAAAACCTGAAACGCCTCTTTCTCGGATTCCGCACGGTCCCGCAACGCCAGTTTCAGGTATTCCTTGGTGAGCGTGTACGTTTTGCCGGAACCGGCTGAAGAACTGAAAATCTTAAACATACTGAAAGTTAACAAGAACGACGCAAATAGAAAAAAGGAGGGAAAAGAAAGAGGTTTTGCGTCCTCTTTCTTTTCCCTCCTTTGTCCGTCTTTTTCAGACTTATAAATTAAACCGTAAGCCTATCCCCGATTGAACATTGACGAAGAAAATGGCCGGAACAACCTCGGCGTACAAGCCTGTCTCAATAAAAATGGACGTAGGTTTGTTGGGCAGAAAATATTCAAGACCGGCTACCGCTGACCCGCCAATACCGATGTTTTTGTTGTAATCTACTGACTGACCGCGCTGGTTGTCAGGATAATACCGCCGGGATGTTACCTGTCCGCCGAAGCCGTAGTAATAATGCAGCGTCTGCGATTTCCCAACTTCGCCATGCCACAAGTAATGCCCCTGGATGACTAGTCCCACGTTTTTAAACCGCCCCCGACGGTAGCTACGGACGTTCCCGTATAAGCCGCCGTAGGTGCCTACATTCAGGTCAAAAGCGTGATTTTCACCAAAATACTTGCGAATATTCACCCCGGCAGGCTCTCCAATGCGGAAACCACCCGCCCAGTTATTGTACTGCGCCTGCGCCTGGTTAGAAGTTCCCAGCCAGCCTAATAAAGCCAGCATCATTACGCTACTTAATTTTTTCATGTTGTCACGGTTTGTGTAAATAGGACACGTTCAGGACACTTTACCCTCACGTTTTTTAGCGGTGGTTGTTTGCCACTTGTGCTTGTAAGACGTATTTAGAACGTTGTTGTCACCGTTTCAGCGTATTGTTTTAGGATATCCATCAGGTGTTCGTTTTCTGCTTCGGTTCCAACCGTGATCCGCAAACAACCTTCGCAGCGCGTCACCCGCGAACGATCCCGCACGATCACCTGGTGTTCAATAAGATAGTCAAATATTGCCTTGGGATCATCAAATTGCACCAGTAGAAAGTTGGCATCTGAATGGTGAATACGGCGCACCAGAGACGAAGCAAGCAGTTTTTGGTGCAGATCCGTACGCTGTTCCAGGACTTCAGTTACCATTTTATCTTTATCCCCTACATGATTCAAGGCTTCCAGCGCCAGTTCCTGGGTGGGAGCGCTAATGTTGTAAGGCGGCTTGATTTTGTTCAGTATCTGAATCAATTCTTCGGAGGCAAAACACATTCCCAAACGCAAGGCAGCCAGCCCCCAGGCTTTCGAAAAGGTTTGCAGCACGACTAGATTTGGGTATTGGTCCAGCAAAGCAGTCATACTTTCCGTTTCGGCAAAGTCAATATAGGCCTCATCCACAATAACCAGTCCTCTGAACGCATTCAGCAGCGTCAGAATCGTTTCGCGCTCGATTAAATTACCGGTTGGATTATTCGGCGAACAGACAAAAAGCAGCTTTGTGCTTGGTTGAATGGCTTCCAGAACGGCGGGTAGATCAAGCTGGTAATCCGGCTTCAGCGGAACCTTGATGATGGCCACATCATTGACTGAAGCACTGACTTCATACATGCCATAAGTTGGCGGCAGAATCAGGATCGAATCTTTTCCCGGCGTACAGGTTGCGCGTACTAGCAGGTCGATAGGCTCATCAGAACCGTTCCCCAGGAAAATCTGGCTTGGTCGAACGCCTTTCAGGGGCGCGAGCCGCTCTTTGATGGCCCACTGGTAAGGATCGGGATAGCGGTTATAGGTATGCTCATTGGGGCCGGATTTGCCAGCGGAGCCATATGGATTTTCGTTCGCATCCAGAAAAACGCCTTCTTTACCGGTGTATTCGTCCCGGGCGGATGAATAAGGGGTCAACGTCAGGATGTGCGGGCGGAGAATATCTTGTAATCGAAACATGTGCGTAAGACTATTCTGCAAATATATCACGCTTATTCGGGTCAGGCTAGTTTCCGGCTCGACTTTCGTCCCATGCCTGTACTTTCTTAAACTGTCCTCGCCCAAATTGAGTTACAAGAACAACGCATACACCAAATTAATCACACCATGAATACGATGCTGAAAGCCATTGCCAGCGGTTTTGCCGGAGCCTGCGCCCTGACTTTACTCCACGAAACTGCCCGCCGTTTTATTCCCGAAGCACCCCGGGCCGACATCTTAGGAATGCGGGCTATCGCCAAAGGATTGAGAGCCGCCGATCAGGAGCCGCCCGCCGATCCGGAACTACATACGCTCGCCCTTGGCGGGGACATTCTCTCCAACTCGATTTATTATAGCTTGATTGGTGTTAGCCAGGGCAAAGGTGTACCCGTCCTGGGAGCAGCTTTGGGCGCGTTGGCTGGTGTAGGAGCCGTGACTTTGCCGGGACCAATGGGGCTGGGAACGGCACCCAGTTCGCGCACACCCGCTACCGCCGCCATGACCGTTGGCTGGTATTTGTTCGGTGGATT of Tellurirhabdus bombi contains these proteins:
- a CDS encoding UvrD-helicase domain-containing protein is translated as MFKIFSSSAGSGKTYTLTKEYLKLALRDRAESEKEAFQVFQFKHILAVTFTNAAANEMKERILKELERIANSHPDSMLKTIAAEAELATIEPATIQKRAKEVFHAILHDYSSFSVLTIDSFVQRVVSAFTDDLELPYTFEVEMETESVLQTAIERLLEKVGQEDHKYLSEAIEEFYLEKAADGKSWNGLAGTLVEFSRNQLGDRNYDFVRRLADLDPKDFRQIRAQLIEKRKVTEPAICAIAQTALGIIDQAGLKTTDFLQGGRGVGGYFEKKAKEHKYDEGAGSYALQALEGDTWFGKAATPITRAKLEGIKADLIASHEQIEKLRNDYILFNLLEQHLQKISLLKQIKQECDELLREQNRVHISEFNRLILKVVANEPVPFVYERLGEKYHHILIDEFQDTSRLQFVNLLPLIENNLGYERFNLAVGDAKQAIYRFRGGDMDQIVALHRKKLDNLLLANADSQMTQERLFSLSPYLNPDRLATNWRSAESIVQFNNDFFGFLAEQYQGTEYEQVTEVFDAEFKQAASKVGIRGHVQLDFFEKPEKGEDDAVDLGEQMAVRTLELIEKAKAEGYRYSDIAILCRFKKNARLLADFLEKNKIPLTSEDSLTLMSSERVRFLTCVMQLLHQPDNKLVRYELLFLYHRLVKPDVSVEQLTNHIDERAKSDDMYQLFSYISSPITKETLEPLSLTQLSVYELAEKLALYYNLFDNERDCAYLFRFLDEVLTFSARFSSHLADFLVYWETAQDKISVTAPADSDAVTITTIHKSKGLEYPVVIVPFADWSSKPRNNDTMWMDLSDMDELDALVCPPTEDIPMRRLMAASVTLKKDLVDTPLSLQYHDELYRTFVECMNMLYVAFTRPTDRLYILSTKNKYEAKDGKPINREGIDFWLFNYLNDLRGGACWQEGQLSYSLHKCQTVPSRKQTKTTAGNPLAVAAHSREGNRSLQLRRLSDAMQADFEQSREWGQKLCTALALVKTPDCIEQTIRRMVAEGRLRAAEADQLKAALEQTIAHPELAALYVPGLRSDGNRPVLLPKGNKKGGLHRVVHLPGKVILVNYQDDETATESHQSTLRSFVKLYQQMGHEHVEGRVVYVTPVVKVLTVSQ
- the hisC gene encoding histidinol-phosphate transaminase, whose protein sequence is MFRLQDILRPHILTLTPYSSARDEYTGKEGVFLDANENPYGSAGKSGPNEHTYNRYPDPYQWAIKERLAPLKGVRPSQIFLGNGSDEPIDLLVRATCTPGKDSILILPPTYGMYEVSASVNDVAIIKVPLKPDYQLDLPAVLEAIQPSTKLLFVCSPNNPTGNLIERETILTLLNAFRGLVIVDEAYIDFAETESMTALLDQYPNLVVLQTFSKAWGLAALRLGMCFASEELIQILNKIKPPYNISAPTQELALEALNHVGDKDKMVTEVLEQRTDLHQKLLASSLVRRIHHSDANFLLVQFDDPKAIFDYLIEHQVIVRDRSRVTRCEGCLRITVGTEAENEHLMDILKQYAETVTTTF